The Paenibacillus sp. YPG26 genome includes a window with the following:
- the spoIIIAB gene encoding stage III sporulation protein SpoIIIAB has product MLKMLGAVLVIVAGTMAGWLKARQFASRPDQIRRLIQALKRLETEITYGFTPLPEALQRIGKQNQAPIRSILMKAAEGMDGQAGMTAQESIHKAIHEEWRHTAMKTAERDVLYQLAYSLGTSDRRDQLKHIETAVRQLEAEESAAREDQGRYEKMFRSLGLLTAALIVILIY; this is encoded by the coding sequence GGGGCCGTGCTTGTCATCGTGGCTGGCACGATGGCGGGTTGGCTGAAGGCGAGGCAGTTCGCCAGTCGTCCGGATCAGATCCGGCGGTTAATACAGGCGCTGAAGAGGCTGGAGACGGAGATCACCTATGGGTTCACCCCTTTGCCAGAGGCGCTTCAGCGGATCGGCAAGCAGAATCAGGCTCCTATACGTTCGATTCTGATGAAGGCGGCTGAAGGGATGGACGGACAGGCTGGCATGACCGCACAGGAGAGTATTCATAAGGCCATTCATGAGGAATGGAGGCATACAGCGATGAAGACTGCAGAGCGGGACGTGCTGTACCAGCTTGCCTATTCGCTCGGGACAAGCGATCGAAGAGACCAGCTGAAGCATATCGAGACTGCGGTCCGTCAGCTGGAAGCCGAGGAGTCGGCCGCGAGAGAGGATCAGGGCAGGTACGAGAAGATGTTCAGAAGCCTGGGATTACTGACGGCAGCACTGATCGTGATCCTGATCTACTAG